The Opisthocomus hoazin isolate bOpiHoa1 chromosome 25, bOpiHoa1.hap1, whole genome shotgun sequence genome contains the following window.
CCTCATagggctgtgacccccccccccgcagggctgTGCCCCGCACCCGCAGGGCTGTGACCCCCCGCACCCACAGGGCCAggacccccacacacacccccgcAGAGCTGTGACCATCCCTCCCGCACCCGCCGGGCTGTgcccccgcacccgccgggcTGTGCCCCCCGCAGCGCGCAGGCGGGCCCGCAGCCGGCAGATAGCGCTGCGGGTCCGTCCCTGGCCCGCGGGCTCCGCCctcccccccctgctccccgggacccgcggccgccgccgggcgAGCTGCGGGACCGGCCCCGGGGGGTTCGTCCTTCGTCCCCCGCCGTGCCCGGGCACCCTGCgggtcctcccccccccccgcaggcggagacccccccagccccggcggggaCCGCGGCCGCGAGTGACAGCGAGCTCCGGGCGCTGCCAGCGCTGCCCCTGTCCTCGGCTGCCACCGCAGCGGCACGCGGCCGGGCACCAGCGCcccgcagcctcctgctccaCAGCTCCCGCTCCACACCTCCCACTCCACAGCTCCCACTCCACACCTCCGCCACGCACCCACACCATCCGTCTGTCGGGATTCCCGGCGCGAGCCGTGTCAAGGGCCTGCAGGGATGCTCCGGCAGCCCGGGACAGCCAAGAGCAGAGACCGAGTTCTCCTTTTTCCCAGGGCCCCCCAGCACGACCCTGGGCACAGACTCCCGCGTTCCCCCTTCCACCACGCGGCGCCGGTGACCCCGACGGCCTCCCCTCGCTGCTGCCGGCacttggctgcagagctgccaggacagGGCCAGCCGCCCTGCGAGCGGCAGCCAGCCGTCCCGGTGCTGTCGCAGCAATTAACAACAGCCTCATCAGCGGCTCAGGGCAAACCCTTCCCTTCTGCGCTGCCCGGTTCTTCCCGTCCGGTAGCGGCAGCGATTCCGGGGATGCCGGGAGACGGCTCCCTGCGAACTCCCCGCCGGGTGCTGGGTCCGCAGCGCAGGGCAGGAGTGGATGGGTTGTGGAAACAGCGTCTGCCTCTTGCGCAGCTCCTGAGGGAGCTAAGAATAGCTCAGCAGCCATCCTGCCTCAACTGCGGGATCAGGTTCCTCCTCCCAGTGAATGGGCTTGATCTGTCCCTGGTTACCAAGGGAAGGAGCAGGGGTGAGGGAAAACACAGCCTCAAACTCAGGCTCCACGCAGCTCACCCTGACGCGGGCTGGCACTGAGCCCCAGACCAGCTCCGACCCCGGCGTGTGCGTCAGGgactggtgctgggctgcaccgGCCTCACCACTGCGGCCATGGCATCCCGGGCAGCGGCTCAGCAAAGCTTCGAGACCCAGGGAGAGCGGGAGGACAACTGCTGCAGAAGGGCTGGGGGAAAGAGAGGGCCTGGGACCTCCCAGCCTCTTGTTTCAtctctctaaggaaaaaaaataagtaagttTTCCAGCGCTGCCCTGGGACAACAGGTATCGCTTCCCAGTGCTGAACTGGGAGCCGTTTCAATCCCATTTGTGATTCCTGCACAGCCTGGGCTGTCCTACGGCCATCAGGAGCAAGACCAACCCAGTGACCTTCAGCCTTAGGATGAGCCTCTGCCCTCGTGCCAACGGGGAGCGTGGTTAAATGCAGCTCCTCAGCGCTGAGCCCCTCCTGTGCCAGCTGCTAATGGCAATGCCACCGTGACCCACAGGCAGCTTCGGCTCTGCCCACGAACGCGTGCGGGGACCTGTCTGGACACACGGCATTCTCTGGCCATGGCGCGGGGCAGCAGGGTGCAATCCTGCCTCCGGGGCAGTGAGAGGGGCCGGCAGCGGCTCCCCAGACCGGCAGCGACGTGCCCTTGCGCTCGCGTGGGTACGAActcaccctcctgcagaagccacCTCGAGCGGCCCCGGTGCCACGCGTGTCCTGCTCGGCCGGCTCGGCCCTCCCGCCTGCGGCGATGGCAGCAGCTCGAACCACGCGTGCTGCCGGGACGACATCTGTGCGGCGGGGGGACTGCGGTCAGGTTTGCAACAGGTCCTCTTCCCGGCGTGCTCCAGAACACAGAGCATCCCCGTGGCCCCGCCGCGGAGCAAGCAGCTGACGCCGCTGCGATCGCACCCGCAGCCCTTCCCCGGGGCTGACCCCAGCACCCCTGCCGCCCCGGCTCGCTGCGTGGCCGCGGGAACTTCGCACAGGCGCTTGGTTTTCGCTGAAGAGTTGCTGCAGCAGAAGTGCAACAGCAGCAAAGGCTGGCAGGGAAGCCACGAGTAAAGTTCTGTGGGGGCCAGATGCCAGCTGCCCCCGCGGCTGCGCTTTATTTCCCAGTGTTGGGATGCCAAGCTCCTCCCAGACTGGGGAATCATTCCCAGCCCGGGAACATGCCACACACCCGTTCCGACAGCAccagcccgcagccctgcctgtgTGCCCGGCGTCCCCGGGTGCTGCCCCGGGCAGCGACCGGCTGCCAGGTCTGGCAAAGGCAGCGCAGGGAGCGGGCGGGTGGGAGGTGGGACCACCGGGAAGAGTGGGAAACGCTTTGCCAACCGCAGACGGCTGTTTGCAAGAGGCAACGGccttcccacctctcccttcttcttctgGAGGGGAACAAGACGGATTCGGGTATTTGTCTGAGTAGCTGGAACAAGCCAAAACACACCCTCAGCAGCAACAGGCGAACGGGCAGGCGGCAGCAGCCCAGCCAGTGCTGTGCAAACAAAAGCAACAGGACAAAAGCCTTCGCCTAGCTCAGCCCTGGCACAGCACCGCTAGCGGTAAGCACGGGCTGTCAGAAACTGCTCCAGGGTCGTCTCTTCACGTTGCAGGTCCTGGAAAGCGACCTGTCCAAGCTACGTGATCGCCTCAGAGGGCCAGAGAGCTGCCGCGCTGCTCCGGCAGCCGCCCCGGGCAGCAAACGCCGGCCCacgggctggcagcgcccgcGGGCAAGCACGGGGTCCGGCAACCAGGACCCGGGTGCCCGGGGAGGACGTGGGCTACACGTGCTTGAGTCGGGTTTTAACTGCTCCCTGGGTTCTCAAAATATCTCCTGCAATAAAGCTGCACACGTTTTCACCAGGCATGATTTGTGAGAGCCGGCGGGTTATTTTAACGACACAGCAGCTTGCTGAGGAAACACCTCTTCCCCTCGCGCTTTGTCCTCCCGACAGGCACCGAGAGCGAGCTCCAAGCCAGGGGCATCACTTCATCACGATGGCCTCTTGCAGAGCGAGAGACCCTGGGGTGGACGGGAGACTCTCTGATCCCCTCGCAGATCTATCAAGTCCGGCTGGGTGCTGCCCACACAGCTTCCAGCGGCACCAGCCCTGCAGCCGCAAGCACACAGCTCCTGCTCTCCCGAGGTTCGGAACTCCCCGAGCACATCTGCACAGGGCTCCAGCTCCCACAGCGGGGACTCAGCCgcggactgggagcactgggaggggcaGAGCCGGGCATCCGCACGGTCCCGGgccctgcagccagctcctgGGAGCCAGGTCCTGGAGCCAGAGAGgctcccagccccggggcccAGCACCGCATCGAACGAGCCACTCTCTCCTCGGGCTGCAGCGGTGGAACATATGGGACCCGTTAGCTGGAAGCATATAAAATTCGAAGCTGTATTAGTCATCGGCTCCGTCATGTTCATTCCACCGCTGGTAGACACTGCTCTTGCAGAAGCGACCGACAACTGCTTGTGTTTCTACTGTCAGCTCCAATAAACAACCGTGTTTAATGctgcgggggggagagggggctcCGAAACTCGAACCAAAAATAACAAGTTTTAAGCACGATATCCTCGCAAGCTTAATGGCTCGGTCTCTCCCCCAGTTTGCCGTGCTGCACTAGGGCGAAGCGGGGTCTAGAAGTCGAGCTGACCCATCGTCAATAAATCCCCGACCCCCCGCACGCTGTCCCGGCAGCCCTGCCGCACGACCATGCATTGCTCGGCACGCAGGACCCCGTGAATCATACGCCATTAACATTCTCGGAGTGACATCTCCAAAATACTTGAGGGATAAATTGGTTGCTGGATGATTTGCAAAGCATTTAGGCAAAATTATTAGGAGGTGTGTTGGTGGGGAGCCAAGGGCTGGATCCCGATGGGGGACGGGCTCTCATGGGTCGCTCGGATGGCGCGTGCTCACCCCGTGGGCCCGGGGAGCTCAGCCGGGCGCGATGGGCACCCGTCCGGTGCCGTGCCGGCAGACAGCATCACGCACCAGCCGGTAAACAGGGCACAAGTCTTGCCCTCCTAAGGGGCTTAAGTGCCCTGGCGCTGCTGGATAAACAGGACCGTGCTGAGCGCACGCAGCGACCTGGCAGAGGCCCCTCAGGCATCTCAGCATCTCCACAAGCCCTCCTGCGCCCTGGGAGCCGGCTCGCTGCCAGAGAGGACCCGGCGCCCAGTCCCACCGCCAGCCCctcgcccgcccgcagccctgccgccCACCCCGCGGCACGGCCAGTCGCCAGCCGGCGGGACTCAGCCAGAGGGGGAATTCGACCTCAGcacagaggcaggcagggacacagAAAGCCCCCGCCATCTGTTTTGCACGGCCGCAGCGTCACGTACCCCTGCTCTGCCGACGGCTCTGATGAGCAGCGTCCCGCAGCGCCCAGCCCCGACCCCGCTCTGCTGAAACCTCGTCGGCCGAGGGAAGAGGAGCCGTGCGAGGAGGGAGCCAAGGAGCTGGGGTGACCAGGGAGGGGTGCCCGCCTcgcagagccagccctggggaacctGCAGCAGACGCAGCCTGGTCCTCGGACGGGGGCATctgcagggacctctgcaggCATCTCCCTGGAGGAGACCCCGCGGGGACGGGGGTCCCACCCCACAcctccagcctggagaagcagaGCAGGCATCGCCTCACCACGCGGAGAGAGACCAAGCTTTCGGCAGAGCGCTGAGAAGGTGTCCGCTGGCAGAGCCCGCAGCCTGCCCTCATGACACCCTGCCCGTCACCAAGAGCAAAAGTTTTCACAGCAGAAAGCCAGGGCAGGCCTGATGTCTGCAtctccccccccagcagccccctcccctgcggCGTGTGGATGCTCGCTCCTTGGTGCGGGAACGGTCCCTTCTGCCCCAACCCACCACGAGACCTTCAGCGAAGAGCAGTGGCTCCTGGAGCCGCAGGGACAACCCCGATGTCACCACCTCGGCAGTAAGATCTCCACAGACAGGATTTCCAGCAAACCCCTTACTGTACCTTCTGAACCAGTAACAGATCTTGGCCCCGATTAATAAtagctgaaaacaaaaatgctttgcCTTGCTGTGGGTTGTGCCCCAAAATGGGGCAGGGTTTTGCGAGGGTGCCTCAGGACAGCACgttcccaccagcagctccccgaGGCCGTCAGCTGGGGATGGGCAGCAGTATCAGCACCGCTGTACGTACGCTTTATCGCCTTCCCTCGTACGCCGCTCGCCCACGCTTCATTGACTCTTCCACTGTAAGCCACAGCCCAGCTGGATGCAGACCGCGGGTGCCCTCACGCCTTGTCTtcgagcaaaaggaaaaaaaattagccaGCAGACCACGACCACGATCGCAGCCCCCCCAAGCCCGGCCGGGGAAGCCGGCAGAGCCGAGCTGGAACTGTTCCCACCTCCCCACGTGGAAATCCAACCCGCCTGGCCGAGGAGCCGGGACCGGGGCACAGGGCATGTGGAGGGAGCGGTTCCCGCAGAGCCAAACTGGAAGAGACAAGAAGCAATAAACACGCGGCGGCGAGGCGGCAAGCGGGGTCCCGGGCACGCACCCAGCCCGCAGCGGAGGGGCCGATCCCAGGGATAACGGAGCTCCCGGGGAGGAACCCGCCGAGCTCAGCACTTCTGCCCCTCGTCAGCAGCACTGCCAGACCCTGCGGGAGATCCAGGGGAAGAAAGAGCCAAGGTTACTCGGGCCCAgtcagctcaggaaaaaaaagtttcgcAAGTCTCCCTTCATTACATTTTGGAGGTGATACGGAGTTCTGAGCTGTTagagggctgggcagctgctgct
Protein-coding sequences here:
- the LOC142364157 gene encoding uncharacterized protein LOC142364157, with the translated sequence MIPQSGRSLASQHWEIKRSRGGSWHLAPTELYSWLPCQPLLLLHFCCSNSSAKTKRLCEVPAATQRAGAAGVLGSAPGKGCGCDRSGVSCLLRGGATGMLCVLEHAGKRTCCKPDRSPPAAQMSSRQHAWFELLPSPQAGGPSRPSRTRVAPGPLEVASAGGPTWEPACQKEKWHKRKYIFTASREERAGIRAVNSGAAP